The sequence below is a genomic window from Microbacterium sp. cx-55.
GCGATCTCTGCCTTCAGCCGCCGCGCGAAATGCTCCTCGCTGAATGTGCCAGCATGTGTGCGAATCTTCTGCTCGTCCCAATCAAGGCTCTGGCTGAACTCCACCGCTGTCGCCAGCAGTCCTGGATCGGGGAGGTCGAAGTAGACGCCAGTTTCATTCTCCCGGATGGTGTCGAGGAAGCCTCCCCACCTCAGCACGATCGACGGTTTGCCGTAGTTCGCTGCCTCGATCGGGGTGAGCCCGAAGTCTTCGTAACTGGCAGAGACGACGGCGGCCGATCGTGCATACAACCATCGCATTTGGGCGTCCGTGAGGTCTTTAAGCATGCGAACGTTCTGCTTCGCCAGGACGGCAAGCTTTCGCTCCTCCGGGCCTGCACCCACCACGACGAGAGGTAGACCGAGTTCGTTGAACGCACGTATCACTACGTCGACATTCTTGTAGGGCAATAGACGTGAGATGCACAGGTAGTACTCGCCGCTCTGCGACAGGGCACCGAGATCGACCACCTCCTGCGGAAGTGACACGTCGACGGAGTGAGGCGCAGGAAGCACCTCGGACTCAATGCCGTAAGTCTCTCTGATGCGTTGCTGGACTACCGTGGAGATAGCGAAGTACTTCGTAGCTGTTTTCGCTTGACGCTTGTCCCAGCGTTTCAGCCAAGGCCGAAG
It includes:
- a CDS encoding glycosyltransferase; the protein is MNPSDFDAEAADVAIAHDYLTQRGGAEKVVLALHRAFPSAPVYTTLYEPSLTYPEFGDVEVIPSALNRFGPFRRSHRLALPFLAWASNSVRVPARHTIVSSSGWAHGFRTRGSKIVYCYSPARWLYQTDTYLGSNRLNVQRVALAVLRPWLKRWDKRQAKTATKYFAISTVVQQRIRETYGIESEVLPAPHSVDVSLPQEVVDLGALSQSGEYYLCISRLLPYKNVDVVIRAFNELGLPLVVVGAGPEERKLAVLAKQNVRMLKDLTDAQMRWLYARSAAVVSASYEDFGLTPIEAANYGKPSIVLRWGGFLDTIRENETGVYFDLPDPGLLATAVEFSQSLDWDEQKIRTHAGTFSEEHFARRLKAEIATLDEAGHAGQLDTTPSAAGR